A genome region from Anolis carolinensis isolate JA03-04 chromosome 6, rAnoCar3.1.pri, whole genome shotgun sequence includes the following:
- the LOC100567541 gene encoding uncharacterized protein LOC100567541 isoform X2: protein MVMGNHSASKSSFINWYVEEHIQRTGVAIETQGFTFITSGRKRESLTGNATLHLYPHFQALQSFKGVPEYLSTEICTSKQKQFPLVTFLDTPGLVDGDMKYPFDVEAALIWFGQLCDLILVFFDPMGQALCKRTLNIVEQLNEGHGDKLHFYLSKADEAGAEGDRQRVLMQIVQELCKRPGLNKCGFDMPTIYIPSPSKPSRCINQIEEICRSIEKTISQTVQHTLNALERDCHLINEATLRLLEEDNETRSSNFRARFRGILLGIAGCLLPIFLLVTLLFGTSISRQLWTLVLGKEQSQALELYVRPVATVWSFVPEEQTLTVFFGLFFLSIFFLLLASYTFRTKPTLSKKQKRQLADRRDYVLDVVLEKKKHLYEEYLRLSIGEQDLS, encoded by the exons GTATGTGGAAGAGCACATTCAACGAACTGGTGTTGCTATTGAGACTCAGGGATTCACCTTCATCACCAGTGGAAGAAAACGAGAATCTCTCACG GGCAATGCTACACTCCATCTGTACCCTCATTTCCAGGCTTTGCAGAGTTTTAAAG GGGTGCCAGAGTACCTCAGCACTGAGATTTGCACCTCCAAACAGAAGCAGTTCCCTTTGGTCACCTTCCTTGACACTCCAGGCTTGGTAGATGGTGACATGAAATATCCATTTGATGTAGAAGCAGCACTTATATGGTTTG GTCAGCTCTGTGACCTCATTCTGGTCTTCTTTGATCCTATGGGGCAGGCCCTTTGCAAGCGCACCCTCAACATTGTGGAGCAGCTCAATGAGGGCCATGGCGACAAGCTGCATTTCTACCTCAGCAAAGCTGATGAGGCTGGTGCAGAGGGGGACAGACAG AGGGTGCTGATGCAAATTGTCCAGGAACTTTGTAAGCGCCCGGGTCTCAACAAATGTGGTTTTGACATGCCCACAATCTACATCCCCAGCCCCAGTAAG ccaAGCCGGTGCATTAATCAGATTGAGGAAATCTGCCGATCTATTGAGAAGACAATCAGCCAAACAGTGCAGCACACACTCAATGCCCTGGAGCGGGATTGCCATCTCATTAATGAGGCTACACTTCGTCTGCTAGAGGAGGACAA TGAAACCAGAAGCAGCAACTTCCGTGCCCGCTTCCGGGGGATACTCCTGGGGATTGCTGGGTGCCTACTGCCCATCTTTCTCCTTGTAACCTTGCTTTTTGGCACTTCCATTTCTCGCCAATTGTGGACTCTGGTCTTGGGAAAGGAGCAAAGCCAAGCATTGGAGCTATATGTG CGTCCGGTTGCCACAGTCTGGAGTTTTGTCCCCGAAGAGCAAACCTTAACAGTATTCTTTGGCCTTTTCTTCCTCTCCATTTTCTTCTTGCTCTTGGCCAGTTATACTTTCAG GACGAAGCCCACGCTGTCAAAAAAGCAGAAGCGGCAGCTGGCCGATCGGCGAGATTACGTGTTAGACGTGGTGCTGGAAAAAAAG AAACATCTCTATGAGGAATACCTTCGCTTGAGTATTGGCGAGCAAGACCTGAGCTGA